Proteins from a genomic interval of Crassostrea angulata isolate pt1a10 chromosome 7, ASM2561291v2, whole genome shotgun sequence:
- the LOC128156740 gene encoding stimulator of interferon genes protein-like codes for MFSMYLRLSPSDRAIALGTIGILLMFLLACKSTDNNFWKSTLSSNNTNAFGDELSYTLIFVTLGIIDVWVGEIIKRVFVFCGELRFINSRYGGRISFVVQQSFCTKSNIPFLTLPILVAMLTYMNLHGDGMLLVWRILQTKWNCIIIVTISMIAHLLRLTDPTRSEMSRVMEEQKLNVGHGFAWSFYFGYLRLIIPGLQSRMESWKKDIDTTRKSVVVPKLYILVPKSCYCPPSITAADPRLKVAGVTPSFVANRAGNQRREYKNTVYCFEVDKTDYYCLLEYATPILSLYEMSNSEEAGLSSFDRLQQMRTFVDTLQEIINSNPETKDNCSLLVYDDKKFGDGEQSISTLIKDRIEKDLSEKAVTKTF; via the exons ATGTTCAGTATGTATCTAAGATTAAGTCCTTCCGACAGAGCAATAGCTCTTGGGACTATAGGGATCCTGTTAATGTTTTTACTGGCCTGTAAATCCACCGACAACAACTTCTGGAAATCAACGTTATCATCAAACAACACCAATGCATTCGGAGATGAACTAAGTTACACTTTGATATTTGTTACCCTAGGCATCATTGATGTTTGGGTAGGGGAGATAATCAAGAGAGTGTTCGTCTTTTGCGGAGAATTACGCTTTATTAACAGTCGTTACGGCGGTAGAATATCATTCGTAGTTCAGCAAAGTTTCTGCACAAAATCTAATATTCCTTTTTTGACCCTGCCAATTCTGGTAGCCATGTTAACTTATATGAATCTCCATGGAGACGGGATGTTATTAGTATGGAGGATTTTACAAACCAAGTGGAATTGTATTATAATCGTCACTATTTCCATGATAGCACATCTACTTCGTTTAACT GATCCCACAAGATCAGAAATGAGTAGGGTTATGGAGGAGCAAAAACTCAACGTGGGCCATGGATTTGCCTGGTCCTTCTATTTTGGATATCTAAGACTAATAATTCCAG GTTTGCAATCACGAATGGAGTCCTGGAAAAAGGACATAGATACCACAAGAAAATCCGTTGTAGTTCCAAAACTGTATATCCTGGTTCCTAAATCTTGCTATTGTCCACCATCAATAACAGCAGCCGACCCTCGGCTAAAAGTGGCGGGAGTGACGCCATCTTTTGTTGCGAACAGAGCGGGAAATCAGCGCAGGGAGTACAAAAACACCGTGTACTGTTTTGAAGTGGACAAGACG GACTACTATTGTTTGTTGGAGTATGCCACGCCCATTCTGTCCCTGTATGAGATGAGTAACAGCGAGGAGGCGGGGCTGTCGTCGTTTGACAGACTGCAGCAGATGAGGACGTTCGTCGACACCCTGCAGGAGATCATCAACTCTAACCCCGAAACCAAGGACAACTGCAGCCTCCTCGTCTATGACG ATAAAAAGTTTGGCGATGGTGAACAGTCCATTTCGACGTTAATCAAAGACAGAATAGAAAAAGATCTGAGTGAAAAAGCGGTGACCAAAACCTTCTGA